In Mercurialis annua linkage group LG5, ddMerAnnu1.2, whole genome shotgun sequence, a single genomic region encodes these proteins:
- the LOC126679842 gene encoding aquaporin TIP3-1-like produces MVLENEALSISVEASNNVKARRSSSSSFLTRIGIDEVYSPEMWRAAMTELVATATFLFTLSTTIIACLDSQQTDPKLIIPIVVFFIAFFWLMATVPLSGGFFSPSIAFMAALKGIITFVRALFYSLAQIFGAILGFVILKSVMNPEAAHKYALGGCVVNENGEGVSAGTALMVEFSCTFLVLYIAMTVLLDKRKCQDLGLIMVCVMISGAYAVSVFVSTTVTGRVGYGGVGLNPARCLAPAILLGGSLWDGHWVFWVGSFLSCFVYYAYSIVIPKQGFVRAEKEEDLVQIVRASCL; encoded by the exons ATGGTATTGGAAAATGAAGCACTCTCAATTTCAGTCGAGGCTTCAAATAATGTTAAGGCCAGACGATCTTCAAGCTCATCTTTTCTTACTCGCATTGGCATCGACGAAGTTTATTCACCAGag ATGTGGAGGGCAGCAATGACGGAGCTAGTAGCAACAGCAACATTTTTGTTCACTCTCTCAACAACAATTATCGCATGCTTGGATTCACAGCAGACCGATCCAAAGCTTATTATACCAATAGTCGTCTTCTTCATCGCCTTCTTTTGGCTTATGGCAACAGTTCCTTTATCAGGAGGTTTCTTTAGCCCATCGATCGCTTTCATGGCAGCTTTAAAAGGCATCATAACTTTTGTTCGCGCTCTCTTCTACAGCTTAGCACAGATATTCGGAGCCATATTAGGGTTTGTTATATTAAAGAGTGTCATGAATCCTGAAGCAGCGCATAAGTATGCCCTAGGTGGCTGCGTCGTTAATGAAAATGGTGAAGGAGTTAGTGCGGGGACTGCATTAATGGTCGAATTTTCATGCACGTTTCTTGTTCTGTATATCGCTATGACAGTTCTTTTGGACAAGAGGAAGTGTCAGGATCTAGGGTTGATTATGGTTTGTGTAATGATATCAGGTGCTTATGCAGTGTCGGTTTTTGTGTCGACCACCGTGACTGGGCGAGTCGGATATGGTGGCGTCGGGCTAAACCCGGCTAGGTGTTTAGCTCCTGCAATCTTGCTTGGTGGTTCGTTGTGGGATGGGCATTGGGTTTTCTGGGTTGGATCATTTTTGTCTTGCTTTGTTTATTATGCATATAGTATCGTGATACCAAAGCAGGGGTTTGTAAGAGCAGAAAAGGAAGAAGATTTGGTGCAGATTGTTAGGGCTTCTTGTTTGTGA